One Alphaproteobacteria bacterium genomic window carries:
- a CDS encoding glutathione peroxidase has translation MPSAYDFSFLLLNGEKLELGKLLGKVLLIVNTASECGFTPQLKDLELLHQEYKDKGLVVIAIPSNDFGGQEPGTIEDITHTACEIFHATYYITQKYHIAGVNAHPFYTWVNKEVGFLGRPRWNFHKIMIGKSGKLIDWFSSATKPTNKKLKEAIDEALAE, from the coding sequence ATGCCATCTGCATATGATTTTTCTTTTTTGCTCCTTAATGGAGAAAAGCTTGAGCTAGGGAAGTTGCTTGGCAAGGTTTTGCTGATCGTTAACACTGCTTCAGAGTGTGGATTTACCCCGCAGCTCAAAGATTTAGAGCTTCTTCATCAGGAGTATAAAGACAAGGGATTGGTTGTGATTGCTATTCCTAGCAACGACTTTGGCGGGCAAGAGCCTGGTACAATCGAGGATATCACCCACACAGCCTGTGAGATCTTTCACGCAACCTATTATATTACCCAAAAATATCATATTGCAGGCGTCAATGCGCACCCTTTTTATACCTGGGTGAACAAAGAAGTGGGGTTTTTAGGCCGACCTCGTTGGAATTTCCACAAGATCATGATTGGTAAAAGCGGAAAACTTATTGACTGGTTTAGTTCAGCAACAAAGCCAACAAATAAAAAACTTAAAGAGGCAATTGATGAAGCCTTGGCTGAATAG
- a CDS encoding biotin--[acetyl-CoA-carboxylase] ligase, with product MKPWLNSPTADLSRVLWHHVSRTSSTQAALKAIVSKKVSTLNLTDPVHVLSADMQTAGIGQRGNTWLTPKGALAMTCAFPWSRKWIDKLPFVALCGTVAVADALQAYGLFVQIKWANDILMREKKMGGVLVENLMHEGNSQSMILLMGIGLNVNNVAESMIITDQPVTSCVDETGKSFDLRCLRHDIFAAVWLRMHHLVEKGEAELLESVNSLLAFRGKNIIFEAEGTKTVGTLMGINAYGHLRVCCEGLEIIYRNGRIRLFSGNFSECSP from the coding sequence ATGAAGCCTTGGCTGAATAGTCCCACTGCTGATTTATCCCGTGTGTTGTGGCACCATGTTTCTAGAACCTCTTCAACGCAAGCAGCATTAAAAGCAATCGTATCAAAGAAAGTTAGCACACTAAACCTTACTGATCCCGTGCATGTGCTTTCAGCTGACATGCAAACAGCTGGAATTGGTCAGCGTGGAAATACGTGGCTTACACCTAAAGGGGCGCTAGCCATGACGTGTGCCTTTCCGTGGTCACGCAAGTGGATAGACAAACTCCCTTTTGTTGCTTTGTGTGGAACGGTTGCCGTTGCCGATGCTTTGCAAGCGTATGGTCTGTTTGTGCAAATTAAATGGGCAAATGATATTCTTATGAGAGAAAAAAAAATGGGAGGTGTTTTGGTTGAAAACCTTATGCACGAAGGAAATTCCCAAAGCATGATACTCCTCATGGGGATAGGTCTGAATGTAAATAATGTGGCAGAAAGCATGATCATCACAGACCAACCTGTTACGAGCTGTGTAGATGAAACTGGAAAATCCTTTGATCTTCGATGTCTGCGTCACGATATTTTTGCTGCCGTATGGTTGCGGATGCATCATCTTGTTGAAAAGGGTGAAGCAGAACTATTGGAATCCGTTAATAGTCTTTTAGCTTTTCGTGGAAAGAATATTATCTTTGAAGCTGAAGGAACAAAGACTGTGGGAACACTTATGGGCATCAATGCATACGGTCATTTGAGAGTCTGTTGTGAGGGGCTAGAGATAATATACCGTAATGGGCGTATTCGCCTTTTTTCTGGCAACTTTTCTGAGTGTTCTCCTTAA